The genome window CGTACAGCCCGGCAGGTGGTCCATGCCCAGCTGGACGGCGACGATACGGCCCAGGTTGTGGCCCTGCTCGCCGCCGGGGAGGCCGCAGCCGAGCATCAGGTCGTCGATGTCCCTCGGGTCCAGCTCCGGGACCTTCGCGAGGGCGGCGGCCACGATGGTGGCGGTCAGGTCGTCGGGGCGCAGGTCCTTGAGCGAGCCCTTGAAAGCGCGGCCGATGGGGGAGCGGGCGGCTGAGACGATCACGGCTTCGGGCATCACGGCTCCATTGGCATGCGTTCGCGTACGGATAAGCAGGGCTGTGGGGGAAGTTACCCGTACGTATGGGCGGGGTCACGGGAAGGCGGGTGTGACTCCGGCCGCACTTTTCTAAGCGCTTGCTTTTTGGTGGGGCGCCTAAGGAGTCCTTGCAGAAAGATCGTGGTGTGGCACGGTGGAGGTGTAGGTGATCCCGTGTTCTGTGGGGTGTGAGCATGGCGCGGCGGAAGCCGTGGGAGGTCAGTGACGAGTTGTGGGCGGTGATCGAGCCGCTGTTGCCGAAGCATGAACGGCGGTTCCGGCATCCGGGGCGCAAGCGGATCGATGACCGCAAGACGCTGCAGGGGGTGCTGTTCGTCCTCTACACCGGTGTCCAGTGGGAGTTCCTGCCGCAGGAGTTGGGGTTCGGTTCGGGTCCTACCTGCTGGCGTCGGCTGGCCGAGTGGCAGCGGGCGGGGGTGTGGGAGGAACTCCAGCGGGTGCTGCTGGACCGGTTACGGGCGGCGGACCGTCTCGACTTCTCCCGCGCCACGATCGATGCCTCCCATGTGCAGGCCAAGCGGGGGCGAAGCAGCCCAAAAGTCGGTCCGAGCCCGGTTGACCGTGCACGGCCGGGCTCGAAGCATCACGTGCTGACCGACGCCTGCGGCACTCCGCTGCGGGTGTCGCTGACCGGCGGCCACCGTCACGATGTCACCCAGCTTCTGCCGCTGGTCGACAGCCTTGGGCCGGTGCGGGGCAAGCGGGGCCGGCCCCGGCGCAAGCCCCGCACGCTGTACGCCGACCGCGGCTACGACTACGACGCCTACCGCCGCCGTCTGCGCGAGCGCGGCATCACACCGAAGATCGCCCGGCGCGGCCAGGCTCACGGCTCGGGCCTGGGAAAGGTCCGGTGGGTCGCCGAGTCCGCCATCGCCTGGCTCCACGGCCCCCGCCGCCTACGGACCCGCTGGGAAACCAGAGACGACATGCACGACGCATTCCTCCAGCTCGCCCACTGCATGACCCTCGCCCGCAAGCACCCGGCATTCTGAAAGCACCCCTAAGGGGTGGGGGTGCGGGGTTCGTGGGCGGGCGCGGGGCCGGTGGGGCTTCTCGCGCAGTTCCCCGCGCCCCTGAAAGACCAGGTTCCTGCGGGCCTGAAAGACCAGGCCCCCGCGGGCCTGACAGATGACAGATGACAGATGACAGATGGCAGAGGCGGGTGGGGAAAAGCCTGGGGCGCAGCCCCTGCTTTTCAGGGGCGCGGGGAACTGCGCGACCAGCCCCCACCCACCCGCACCCGCCGACGAGACCCGCACCCCCGAGCTATGAGGCACCCGGCTGCGCATCCGCCGCGGCGGCCGGCGCTGGGTCCGACACCGGCACCCGGCGCCGCCGGCGCCGCTTGAGGAGGGCCCAGGGGCCACGCGGCCCCGTAGGCATCGCGGCCGTCACCTCGGTGCCGGCCTCGGACGCGGCCTCCGCCGCCGCCCGGGCCACCGGCAGGAACCCCTCGCGACGGCTGACGTCCGGCCGCTCCTCCTCCGCCGGCCAGAGCCCCAGCGCCGCGCACACCGTCGGCAGCAGGGCCATCGCCGCGGTCGCGTACCCCTCCGCCGAGGGGTGGTAGTTGTCGGGGCCGAACAGCTCACGCGGGTTCTGTTCGAACTCGGGTCCGAGCAGGTCGCCCAGCGACACGGTACGGCCGCCCTGTTCGACGGTTCCGATCGTCTGGGCGGCCGCCAGCTGCCGCGAGGCCCGGCGGGCGAGCCAGCGCAACGGCTGCTGCACCAGCTCGATCGTGCCCAGGTCCGGACAGGTGCCGACCACCACCTCGGCCCCGGCGGTCCGCAGCCGCCGTACCGCCGAGGAGAGATGGCGGACGGAGCGGGTCGGCGGCATCCGGTGGGTCACGTCGTTCGCGCCGATCATGATCACGCAGACGTCGGGGACCAGGGCCGGATCCTCCAGGACCAGGGCCACCTGCCGGTCCAGATCGTCCGACTGGGCGCCCGGCAGCGCGACGTTGCGCAGCAGCACCGGGCGCTCGGCCACCGCCGCGAGCCCCGAGGCGATCAGCGCGCCCGGGGTCTGCCGGGACCGGTGGACGCCCTGGCCGGCGGCGGTGGAGTCGCCGAGCATGACGAGACGGAGCGGGGGATCGTCAGGGACGTCGTACGTACTGCCGTAGGAGCCGTAGCCGTACGCGCGGCCGTACCGGCTGCCGTGCGTGTGGCCGTACACGCCCTCCGCGCTCGGCGGGTGCGGGCTGTGCCCGTTGCCCACGACCCGCTTGGCCATCCGCACCTCGGCCAGCAGCACCCCCACGGCCGCCGCGCCCAGCAGTCCGATGCCGCCACCGCCGTACGCCGCGCCCGCCGCGATGCGGCGGGCCACCCTTGCTCTCGACATGCTCGTCATGCGTCGCCGCCACCTCCTCGTACCCGTACACCCACTCATTGCCCCGTACCGGCCCTCGGCCAATCCCGGTGCGAGGTGATCAGGGGGGAGAAGGGTGAGGGCGGGGCTTAGGCTGGCGGGACATTACGACCATCCCTTTTGCGGCTCCGGAGACAACGGTGCAATTCCACGACTCGATGATCAGCCTCGTCGGCAACACCCCGCTGCTGCGGCTCAACAGCGTGACCGAGGGTATCCAGGCAACCGTCCTGGCCAAGGTCGAGTACTTCAATCCCGGCGGCTCCGTGAAGGACCGCATCGCGCTGCGCATGATCGAGGCGGCGGAGAAGAGCGGGGAGCTGAAGCCCGGCGGCACGATCGTCGAGCCGACCAGCGGAAACACAGGTGTGGGCCTCGCCATCGTGGCCCAGCAGAAGGGGTACAAGTGCATCTTCGTGTGCCCCGACAAGGTGAGCACGGACAAGATCAACGTGCTCAGGGCGTACGGCGCGGAGGTGGTCGTCTGCCCCACCGCCGTCGACCCCGAGCACCCCGACTCGTACTACAACGTCTCCGACCGGCTGGTCCGCGAGACGCCCGGCGCCTGGAAGCCGGACCAGTACTCCAACCCCAACAACCCGCTCTCCCACTACCACTCGACCGGCCCTGAGCTGTGGGAGCAGACGGAGGGGCGGATCACCCACTTCGTGGCCGGCGTGGGCACCGGCGGGACCATCTCCGGCACCGGCCGGTACCTCAAGGACGCCAGTGACGGCCGCGTCCAGGTGATCGGTGCCGACCCCGAGGGGTCCGTGTACTCCGGCGGGTCCGGGCGGCCGTACCTCGTCGAGGGCGTCGGCGAGGACTTCTGGCCGACCGCGTACGACCGGACCGTCGCCGACGAGATCGTCGCCGTGTCCGACAAGGACTCCTTCCAGATGACCCGGCGGCTGGCGAAGGAGGAGGGCCTGCTCGTGGGCGGCTCCTGCGGCATGGCCGTCGTCGCCGCGCTGGAGGTCGCCGGGCGGCTCGGTCCGGACGACGTGGTCGTGGTCCTGCTGCCCGACAGCGGGCGCGGGTACCTGAGCAAGATCTTCAACGACGAGTGGATGGCCGACTACGGCTTCCTGGAGGACGAGGGCCCGAGCGCGCGTGTCGCCGACGTCCTCAGCCACAAGGAGCACGGCGCCATCCCCTCCCTCGTCCACATGCACCCGGACGAGACGGTCGGTGAGGCGATCGAGGTGCTGCGCGAGTACGGCGTCTCGCAGATGCCGATCGTGAAGCCGGGCGCCGGGCACCCGGACGTCATGGCCGCCGAGGTCGTCGGGTCCGTCGTCGAACGGGAGCTGCTGGACGCCCTGTTCACCCAGCGCGCCTCGCTCGACGACCCGCTGGAGAAGCACATGTCGGCCCCGCTGCCGCAGGTCGGCTCCGGTGAGCCCGTGGGCGACCTGATGTCCGTGCTCGGCTCGGCGGACGCGGCGATCGTGCTGGTCGAGGGCAAGCCGACCGGTGTCGTCAGCCGGCAGGACCTGCTGGCGTTCCTCGCCAAGGGCGGCGCCAAGCAGTAGGGGACGAGGCGGGGGTGCCGGTTCCGGAGGGAAATCTCCCGCGACGGGCCGTTCGCGTCGAAGATTTGTCCGGGTCGGGAGTTTGACTTCGCAGAAGTGGTACGAGCGCGTCACGTCCGCGCAGCACCCGCTTAACACAGATCCGGCACATTGATGGGTGTCGGCAGGGCGGGAGCGGCTCCCCGCCCGGGCCGGCAACCAAAACGGCGCCAAGGACCTCCGGAGCGGCTCCCGGACCTCCATGGACGCCAAGGACGCGTCAGCCCGGTCCTGACCCGGCCCGCGTCCCTCGCGGGGACCGCCGTCGTCCCGCCCCCCGTCACACGGGGGTGCGGCGGTCCCCGCGCATATCTTTTCCGGGCCCCCGAGGTCCGGCCTCCCGAGGTACGGGCCCCTCGCGCGGGTCACTCCTGCCAGTCCGAGTCCCCGCCCTTGTTCCGGCGCCCGCTCAGGGCGGGCGAGTTGCGCAGGGCCCACGCCACGTTCACGCCCACGATGCCCGCCCAGGTCACGAAGAGCCCGGCGAGGTCGGCCACGCCGCCGCCGATACCGGAGAGCGGGATGGCGACGACCAGGGAGACCACACCGAAGCCGTAGCGCTCGCCCCAGGTGTCGGTGGACTTGTCGGGGGAGCGGCTGCCACGGGCCACCACCATCTGCTGCTCGGCGACCTGACGCCGGACCCGGCGGTCCACCGCCCCGTCGATGCGCTGGTCGACCTTCTCCAGGAACGAGTCGACGAGCGCGGACTCGTAGTCCTCGCCCAGCTCTCTGCGGGCGTGCAGGGTGGCGGCGAGTTCCTTCTTGAGCTCGGTGTCTGCGAGCTGCGCGTCACGGGCATCCATACCGGTCATACCGTTCACCGTAGGGAGCCGGGGGCCGCTTGGCACTGGGGTTAGCCCCCCTGTTGTCCGTCCTCCCTCCCCTCCTCCGCCGGATGGTTCGCCCGCCGTCCCTTGCCCGTCCTGTATGACCTCATGCAGAGTTCTCGGTGTCTGAATATTCGGAATCGGTTCGGGGCTGGAGGCCGTGGGTGATGTCTTCTCGGATCGTGGGCGCGTCGGACGCCCGCGCCACCGCGCCGGCCGGTGTCGCGACAGCGCCCGGTACGGCCGGTCTCGTCGTCCTCGACGGGTACGCGCTCGGGGTCGCCGACGTCGTCCGGCTGGCCGACGGGACCGCGCGGCCCGTGCCCGGCAGCGAGGCGATGCGGCGGGTCGAGGAGTCCTGGGACGCGGCCCGGCAGATCGCGGCGACCGGACGCGTGTACGGCCGCTCCACCGGCGTCGGCGCCAACCGCAGCGAGGACGTGCCCACCGAGGCCGCCGCCGAGCACGGGCTGCGGCTGCTGCGCAGCCACGCCGGGGCCATCGGGGAGGAACTGCCCGCCCGGGAGGTCCGGGCCATGCTCGCCGTACGCGCCAACCAGCTGCTCGCGGGCGGCGCCGGGCTCCGCCCGACCGTGGTCACCGCGCTCTGCGAGGCGCTGGAGAGCGGGGTGCACCCCGTGGTGAACGAGTTCGGGTCGGTGGGCACCGGTGACATCGCCGCGCTGGCCCAGATGGGGCTGGCGCTCGCCGGAGAGCATCCGTGGCGAGGACCGGTGGAACCGGGTGCCGGGGGCGCCGCTCCCGGGCTCGGACACGCCGGGCCCGGCGTCCCCGAGGCGCAGCCGCTCGACAACAACGACGCGCTCGCGCTGATCAGCAGCAACGCGCTCACGCTCGGACAGGCCGCGCTGGCCCTGCACGAGCTGCGGGGGCTGATCGCCGCCACCCAGGTCGTCGCCGCGCTGTCCCTGCTCGCCGTGGACGGCTCGCACGAGGCGTACGCGGCGCCCGTGCACCTCGCGCGCGCCCACCGGGGGTCGCGGGAGGTGGCCCGGCGCATGCGGGTGCTGATCGGGTCCGCCGACCGGCCCACGCCCCCGCTGGGGCGCATCCAGGACCCGTACGGCTTCCGGTGCCTGCCCCAGATCCACGGGCCCGCGCTGGACGCGGCGGACGCGCTGGAGGGGGTCCTGGAGGTGGAGATCAACGCGGCGGCGGAGAATCCGCTGATCGTCCCGCAGGACATGGCCGCCTACCACCACGGCGGCTTCTACCAGGCCCAGCTCGCCCTCGCCCTGGACCACTTCAGACTCGCCGTGACCCAGGTGGCACGGCTGTCGACCTCCCGGCTCTCCTCGCTCAACGAGCCCGCCTACACCCGCCTCAGGCCCTTCCTCGCGGATCAGGAACCCGCCTCGTCGGGGGTGATGATCCTGGAGTACGCCGCCGGGGCCGCCCTCGGTGACCTGCGCGCCTTCTCCGCCCCCGCCTCGCTCGGCCACGCTGTACTCTCCCGGGGCGTCGAGGAACAGGCCAGCTTCGCCTCGCTCGCCGCCCGGCAGACGCTGCGGGCGTGCGGCGCGTACCGGCTCGTCGTCGGCTGCGAACTCGTCGCCGCCGTACGGGCGCTGCGCCAGCGCGACCTGAAGCCGGACCCCGAACTGCCCGTCGGGCGGGCGATGGAGCTGGCGGAGGCCGTGCTCGACCCGGACCCGGCCGACCGGCCGCTGACGGCCGACGTGAGCGCGGCGGCCCAACTGCTCGACCGGTTCACCGAGATCTGGACGGACGTCCAGGACGACCTGCGGAGGGGGAGCGCGTGATGAGCGCGGAGAACGGTACGGGTGTGACGCCCGGTTCCGTCGGGGGAGCGGCGGGTGCGACGGACAGTCCCGCCGCGCGGCTGCAGACGCTCTTCGAGGGGCACCGGCTGACGCCCACCCAGCGGCGCATCGCCCACAGCATGGTGCGCCGGGCGGCCGACGTGCCGTTCCTGTCGAGCGTGGAACTGGCCGAACTGGCCGGGGTCAGCCAGCCCTCCGTGACCCGCTTCGCGGTGGCGCTGGGCTTCGACGGCTACCCGGCGCTGCGCCGGCATCTGCGGGACGTCGCGCCCGCCGAACCCGCCCCGGACACCACCGCGTACAACGAGTACCAGCAGGCCGTCGAGGCGGAGATCGAGAATCTGCGGCATCTGGCCGAGGTGCTCGCCGACCCCGCCCCGGTGGCCCGCGCCGGCCGGATGCTGGCCGCGTCCCGCCCGCTGCCCGTGCTCGGCCTGCGGGCCGCCGCCTCCCAGGCGTACGGCTTCGCCTACTTCGCCGCCAAGGTCCACCCCGACGTACGGCCGCTGCACGAGGGCGGCACCATGCTCCACGACCGTATCGACTCGGCCGTCCGGGCCGGGGCGAGCGCCCTGCTCTGCTTCGCGCTGCCCCGGCATCCGCGCGAGGTCGTCGACACCCTCGCGTACGCCAAGGAGGCGGGGCTCTTCGTCGTCACCGTCGCCGACTCCGCGTTCGCGCCGGTCGCCAAGGTCTCCGACCTGCTGCTGCCCGCCGCCGTCGGCACCGGGCTGGCCTTCGACACCGCCTGTGCCCCGATGCTGCTGGGCCGGGTGCTCCTGGAGGCCATGTGCGACGACCTGCCCGAGGCGCAGGCCCGGCTGGAGGAGTTCGACGCGAAGGCCGCGGCCAGGGGGTTGTTCGTCGAGTAGCCGTGCGGAAGGCTCTCCGGCTCGGGGAGGCCTCGATTCTCAGGCGCGTTTCACGTTCGCCGGTTAGCGTGCCCGCGACTGTCGGACGACCCGGAGAGGTCGTACGGCCTCGGGGTGTCGTGCGGCCAGGGACGCCGTACGGCCATGGGATCGCGGGAGGCGGGGAGCGTGGGGCGCGGAGGACAGGGGCTTGCTCGGGTGGCCGTCGTGGTGCGGGCCGGGGCGGCGCCGTTGTGGTGGCTCGGAGTGGTCGCGGCGGGGGTCGGGGTCCTGCCGTCGGGGCTGACCGGGCGGCGGATCGGGGTGCTGGCGGGGGCCGCGCTGTTCCTCGTCGCCGTCGGCGGGGTGGTGTGGGCGGGGCGCAGGCGATATCTCGCGCCGGTGCGTGACGCCGTGCGCGCCGGGAAGCACGACGTCCTCCAGGACCGTGCCGTGACCCTGCGCACCTGGCGCCGGGGCCATCGATGGTGGCTGCTGCTCGGCTTCGCGGCCGCCCTGGGCTCGTCCTTCGCGCTCCCGGCCGCGGGCGGCCTGCTGCTCGCCGGCCTCGGCACCGGCCTCCGGCTCAAGGCGGCCCGGCTCGGCCGCCGCGAACTCGCCGAGGGCCGGCTCTTCTGGGTCCGCGTCGACCGGCTGTCCCGGCGCGGCGGCCGGCCGACGGGCAAGCGGGTGGCCGGGTACCGGGTCACCGGTATCGGGGCCGGGGACGCGGCGCCGGGGGGTGGACGGCGGCGGTCGTAGGACTGCCGCCGAGGCCCGGGGCCGGGGCGGGTCACTCGTCCCGGGCGCGCAGGACCAGCTTGTTCACCGCCCACAGGCCGATGCCGATGGCCAGGAGCACGCCCGCGCGGATGTAGACGTCGGCCGGGCGGTCGGCCAGCGGGCTTGCCAGGATCAGGGCGGTGACGGCGCCGAGGACCGGGAGCGCGGTCGGTGTGCGGAAGTGGGGGTGGTCGACGGGGTCGCGGCGCAGTACGAGGACCGCGATGTTGACGACCGCGAAGACACAGAGGAGAAGGAACGCGGTGGTGTCGCCGAGACCCTCGATCTCGCCGGTGGAGACCAGACCGATGGCGAGGACGGTGACGAAGACGATGCCCACGACGGGCGTGCGGCGGCGGGGCAGGACACGGGCCATGCCGCGCGGGAGGATGCGTTCGTTGGCCATGCCGTAGCAGAGGCGCGAGGCCATCATGATGTTGATCAGGGCCGAGTTGGTGACCGCGAAGAGCGCGATCAGGGCGAACAACTTGTGCGGGAAGTCGACCCCGCCGGCCTTCACCACTTCGAGGAGCGGGCCGCTCGACCCGGCCAGGGTCTCGGAGTCCACCAGGAGCGACGAGACCAGGGCCACCAGGACGTAGATCGTGCCCGTGACCGCCACCCCGATGAAGATCGCCCGGGGGAAGGTCCTGGTCGGGTCCTTCGTCTCCTCCGCCATGTTCACCGAGTCCTCGAACCCCACGAACGCGAAGAAGCCCAGGGCCGTGGCGCCCAGAACGCTGGTGAGCAGGGCGTATCCGGTGCCGCTGGACTCGAACTCGGTGAGCCGGGAGGGTTCACCGTCACCGCTCAGCACCGCCCAGGCGCCGATCGCCAGGATGATCGCCAGACCGGTCAGCTCGACCAGGGTCAGCACCACGTTCGTCTTCACGGACTCGGAGACCCCGCGCAGGTTCAGCGCGGCCAGCAGCACGATGAAGGTGATGGCGACGAGGGTGGGCGGCAGCGCGCCGTTCGTCAGCTCGTCCAGGTAGTCGCCGCTGAACGCGCGGGCGGCGGCGCTCGCCGACGACAGGCCGGAGCACATCACCATGAACGCGACGATGAACGTCAGGAAGGGCAGCCGGAACGCCTTCTGCGTGTAGAGCGCGGCCCCGGCCGCCTTCGGGTACTTGCCGACCAGTTCGACGTACGAGGCCGCCGTCAGGATCGCCACCACGAAGCCGATGACGAACGGGAGCCAGAGCGCCCCGCCGACCTTTCCGGCGACCTTGCCCGTGGTCGCGTAGATACCGGTGCCGAGAATGTCGCCGATCACGAAGAGGATCAGCAGCTTCGGGCCGAGCACCCGCTTGAGACCGCCCTCCTCGGCGGGTGCGGGTGTCGCGGCGGCGCTTTCGGTGGTGGACAAGGAACCTCCCCCGGTCGGTGATCCGTCCATCCGTCCAGGGAACTCCTGCCCGGTCGCGGGCCTCGGATGCGTTCGCAACCGGTTCTCGGAGCTTTCGGGTGAGGGGCGGGCCCGTGCACGGGGCGTGCCCGGGTCGTACTCAGGCGGTGCTCAGGCGGTGCTCAGCCGTGCCCGGGTCGTGCTCAGCCGGTCTTGAGGGTCCGCTTGGCCAGCTCGTACGCCGGGAGCATCTGCTCGTGCTCCTCGGTGTCGAGGCCGCCGAGGTGGACGACCACGGGCCCGTCCGGGGTGACCGTGACGAAGGCCCGCTCCCGCTTGGTCTCGTCCAGGGCCTCGCTGGTGTAGAGGTACGCGACCTCGCTGCCCGAGACGCCGGAGTCCGAGGTGAACGCGCTGTACCTCGCCTTGCTGGTGTCGCCCTCGGCCGCCACGAACTCCTTCAGCAGCGCCTGAGCGTCACCGGGCTTCGCACCGGCCTCGCCGGTCCAGACACGGAGGAAGCCGATGTTCCCGGCGGGCTTGGCGTCGATCTCGCACGCGGCGGTGAACGGGCCCTGGCGGAGCAGGCCCTCGGCCAACTCGGCGGGCAGTTCGTCCTCCTCGGACTCGACCGCCTCCGGCTGCCACTTCTCGGCCGTGTCGAAGGTGACCGGGAGTTCGCAGGCGGAACCGGTCGCGCCGACACTGCCGCCGCTCTTCGCGGCGTCGGCGTCGGCGTCGGCGTCGGCCTCGTCGGTCGTGTCGGCGGTGTCCTTCGCGTCGGCCGTCGCCGCGCCGGTGGCGCTCGCCGACGGCTTCGCGCCGTCGTCCTCCGCCGGCTCCGAGCATCCCGCCAGCACCCCGGCCAGCAGAGCCACCTGCGCCAGCACCGTCCCCCGTACCGCTCTTCCCACAGTCACCCTCACCCTCGTCTCTCGCTTCAGGGCGGACACGGTAGCGGGGGCCACGGCGGCGCTCCCCGGGTGGGGTGCGCGGCCGTGGCCCCGGTGCCGGGTGGGTGACCCGGTGCCGGGTGGGTCAGACCTCCAGCTCCGCCTCGATCCGCTTCAACTGGTGCCTGGCCATGGCCAGGTTGGCGCGCTTGGCGTCGAGGACCAGGTAGAGGAAGAGGCCGTTGCCGCCGCGGCCGGTGAGCAGGCGGATCAGGTGGTAGGCGTCGGACAGGGTGATCAGGATGTCCTCGATCTCGCCCTTGAGGCCGAGGTGTTCCATGGTGCGCAGCTTGGCGCGGACGACGTCGGTGTTGCCGGCGGCGGCGACATTGAGGTCGAACCCCTTGCTGCCGCCGATCGTGCCCAGTGCCATGCCGCTGGTGTAGTCGACCAGGGCGGCGCCGGTCGCGCCCTCGATGGACGCGAGGGCCTCTTTCAGCGTGGTCTCGGTGTTGGCCATGGTGATGCGGTGTCCTTTCAACTCTCACTGGTGGTAGGTGTGTTGGGAGTGGTTCGGGGGGTGGGGCGTGGGGTGGTGGCGCGCGGCGTCCGGCGCGGCATGGTGGACCTGACGGTGGCCTTGGCCGGTGTCTGGGCCGGGGTGGTGGTCGTGGCCGACGTGGTGGGCGTGGCGGGTCCGGCGGGTGTGGCGGGCGCGGTGGGTGTGCCCGTGGTCCTCGCCACCGACCGGGCCGGGTTCCTGGTGGCCGCCCTGGCGCCCGCCCCGGCCGTGGCGTCCTGCCGGGGCAGGGCGTCCATCAGCTCGCCGATCCGGCCGCCGGCGCGCCGGCCCTCCAGATGCAGCCGGCCCACGTTGACCCGGTCCTGGGCCAGCAGCGTCAGCACGGCGGACGAGCCCGCCGCGTATGTCGCCACATAGCCGTGGTCGCCGCGCAGCAGCAGTTCGCGCAGCTCGCCCCGTCCGGCGGCGTCCGTCATGCGTACGGCGACACCGAGCGCGGCGGCGGTGAGCGCGGCCAGGCCCTCCGGTTCCACGCCGGGCGTGTCGTGGGCGAGGACCAGCCCGTCCACGCTGGCCGCGAGCGCGCCGGTCAACTGGGGTACACGGGCCCTCAACCGGTGCAGTTCGTCGAGGACTTCGGCCTCCGCGGCCATGATCAGTCTCCTCTCGGCGGGACGCTCCCGCTGCCGCTCAAAGGGCCTCCAGCGCATCCCTGAGCCTTTGCAGTAGAGCCACGTCGGGGTCTGTGGTGGTGAGCGGCCAAGGTGGGGTGAGGGGTGGCGCCCCGCCGCCGGACGGGGGCCCGGCGGCGAGGGGGTGCCCCGGTGCGGCCGGCGGACGGCCGGTGAAGCCGGCCGGTGCGGTGCGGCTCGGGTGGGCCGGTGAGGTGTGGTCCGGGGCCGCCGACGAGGGGTGGCCCCGGCCGCCCGTCGCGAGGTCGGTCAGGTAGGCGGGCGGGAGCCGGTCCGGGTCGGTCGAGGCGATGTGGCCCGGGTCGGCAGACGCGGTGTCGCCCGGGCCGGACGAGGTGGCGCGGTCCGTGGCGGCCGGGCCGACGTGGTCCGGGTCGGCCGGAGCGATACCGTCCGGGTCGGCCGGAGGGACACGGTCCGGGGCGGCCGGAGAGGTCGTGGGCTGCGGCGGGGTGACAGGGGCGGGGCCCTGGTGGGTGGCGGGGGAGTGGTCCGGGCCGGCCGGGGCCGGTGGGGTTCGCGGCGCCTTCGGCGGGCCGGGCCGGGCCGTGGATATGAGTCCCGCGGCGGCCAGTCTTCGGATGTCCACGAGGGTGTGGAAGGCGGGGCGCCCCAGGGTCAGGGAGATCTCGGCGGCCGTGCGGAACCCGTCGACCTGACCGAGCACGGCTCCCTGGCGGGCCGGGACCGGCTGTGCCTCCAGCCTGGCCGCCCTGATCAGCGGGGCGTCGTCCGTGGCCGGGTCGGGCCAGATCCGGTGCAGCAGATCCCGGCGGCGCCGGGCCTCGCGCTCCACGGCGGCCAGCGGCACCGGACGGATCGGCCCCAGCCAGTGCGCGGCCCCGTAACGGAAGCTGGCCGGCGCGCTGCTTGGGCCGAGCACGAAGTACGCCGCGTCGAAGAGCGCCCCCACGTGGCACAGCTCCAGCGCGCCCCGGGCGACCCGGCCG of Streptomyces griseiscabiei contains these proteins:
- a CDS encoding SGNH/GDSL hydrolase family protein: MTSMSRARVARRIAAGAAYGGGGIGLLGAAAVGVLLAEVRMAKRVVGNGHSPHPPSAEGVYGHTHGSRYGRAYGYGSYGSTYDVPDDPPLRLVMLGDSTAAGQGVHRSRQTPGALIASGLAAVAERPVLLRNVALPGAQSDDLDRQVALVLEDPALVPDVCVIMIGANDVTHRMPPTRSVRHLSSAVRRLRTAGAEVVVGTCPDLGTIELVQQPLRWLARRASRQLAAAQTIGTVEQGGRTVSLGDLLGPEFEQNPRELFGPDNYHPSAEGYATAAMALLPTVCAALGLWPAEEERPDVSRREGFLPVARAAAEAASEAGTEVTAAMPTGPRGPWALLKRRRRRRVPVSDPAPAAAADAQPGAS
- a CDS encoding cystathionine beta-synthase encodes the protein MQFHDSMISLVGNTPLLRLNSVTEGIQATVLAKVEYFNPGGSVKDRIALRMIEAAEKSGELKPGGTIVEPTSGNTGVGLAIVAQQKGYKCIFVCPDKVSTDKINVLRAYGAEVVVCPTAVDPEHPDSYYNVSDRLVRETPGAWKPDQYSNPNNPLSHYHSTGPELWEQTEGRITHFVAGVGTGGTISGTGRYLKDASDGRVQVIGADPEGSVYSGGSGRPYLVEGVGEDFWPTAYDRTVADEIVAVSDKDSFQMTRRLAKEEGLLVGGSCGMAVVAALEVAGRLGPDDVVVVLLPDSGRGYLSKIFNDEWMADYGFLEDEGPSARVADVLSHKEHGAIPSLVHMHPDETVGEAIEVLREYGVSQMPIVKPGAGHPDVMAAEVVGSVVERELLDALFTQRASLDDPLEKHMSAPLPQVGSGEPVGDLMSVLGSADAAIVLVEGKPTGVVSRQDLLAFLAKGGAKQ
- a CDS encoding lipoprotein, whose product is MTVGRAVRGTVLAQVALLAGVLAGCSEPAEDDGAKPSASATGAATADAKDTADTTDEADADADADAAKSGGSVGATGSACELPVTFDTAEKWQPEAVESEEDELPAELAEGLLRQGPFTAACEIDAKPAGNIGFLRVWTGEAGAKPGDAQALLKEFVAAEGDTSKARYSAFTSDSGVSGSEVAYLYTSEALDETKRERAFVTVTPDGPVVVHLGGLDTEEHEQMLPAYELAKRTLKTG
- a CDS encoding MurR/RpiR family transcriptional regulator; translated protein: MSAENGTGVTPGSVGGAAGATDSPAARLQTLFEGHRLTPTQRRIAHSMVRRAADVPFLSSVELAELAGVSQPSVTRFAVALGFDGYPALRRHLRDVAPAEPAPDTTAYNEYQQAVEAEIENLRHLAEVLADPAPVARAGRMLAASRPLPVLGLRAAASQAYGFAYFAAKVHPDVRPLHEGGTMLHDRIDSAVRAGASALLCFALPRHPREVVDTLAYAKEAGLFVVTVADSAFAPVAKVSDLLLPAAVGTGLAFDTACAPMLLGRVLLEAMCDDLPEAQARLEEFDAKAAARGLFVE
- a CDS encoding aromatic amino acid ammonia-lyase, whose product is MSSRIVGASDARATAPAGVATAPGTAGLVVLDGYALGVADVVRLADGTARPVPGSEAMRRVEESWDAARQIAATGRVYGRSTGVGANRSEDVPTEAAAEHGLRLLRSHAGAIGEELPAREVRAMLAVRANQLLAGGAGLRPTVVTALCEALESGVHPVVNEFGSVGTGDIAALAQMGLALAGEHPWRGPVEPGAGGAAPGLGHAGPGVPEAQPLDNNDALALISSNALTLGQAALALHELRGLIAATQVVAALSLLAVDGSHEAYAAPVHLARAHRGSREVARRMRVLIGSADRPTPPLGRIQDPYGFRCLPQIHGPALDAADALEGVLEVEINAAAENPLIVPQDMAAYHHGGFYQAQLALALDHFRLAVTQVARLSTSRLSSLNEPAYTRLRPFLADQEPASSGVMILEYAAGAALGDLRAFSAPASLGHAVLSRGVEEQASFASLAARQTLRACGAYRLVVGCELVAAVRALRQRDLKPDPELPVGRAMELAEAVLDPDPADRPLTADVSAAAQLLDRFTEIWTDVQDDLRRGSA
- a CDS encoding APC family permease, coding for MSTTESAAATPAPAEEGGLKRVLGPKLLILFVIGDILGTGIYATTGKVAGKVGGALWLPFVIGFVVAILTAASYVELVGKYPKAAGAALYTQKAFRLPFLTFIVAFMVMCSGLSSASAAARAFSGDYLDELTNGALPPTLVAITFIVLLAALNLRGVSESVKTNVVLTLVELTGLAIILAIGAWAVLSGDGEPSRLTEFESSGTGYALLTSVLGATALGFFAFVGFEDSVNMAEETKDPTRTFPRAIFIGVAVTGTIYVLVALVSSLLVDSETLAGSSGPLLEVVKAGGVDFPHKLFALIALFAVTNSALINIMMASRLCYGMANERILPRGMARVLPRRRTPVVGIVFVTVLAIGLVSTGEIEGLGDTTAFLLLCVFAVVNIAVLVLRRDPVDHPHFRTPTALPVLGAVTALILASPLADRPADVYIRAGVLLAIGIGLWAVNKLVLRARDE
- a CDS encoding roadblock/LC7 domain-containing protein, producing MANTETTLKEALASIEGATGAALVDYTSGMALGTIGGSKGFDLNVAAAGNTDVVRAKLRTMEHLGLKGEIEDILITLSDAYHLIRLLTGRGGNGLFLYLVLDAKRANLAMARHQLKRIEAELEV
- a CDS encoding IS5 family transposase, whose translation is MARRKPWEVSDELWAVIEPLLPKHERRFRHPGRKRIDDRKTLQGVLFVLYTGVQWEFLPQELGFGSGPTCWRRLAEWQRAGVWEELQRVLLDRLRAADRLDFSRATIDASHVQAKRGRSSPKVGPSPVDRARPGSKHHVLTDACGTPLRVSLTGGHRHDVTQLLPLVDSLGPVRGKRGRPRRKPRTLYADRGYDYDAYRRRLRERGITPKIARRGQAHGSGLGKVRWVAESAIAWLHGPRRLRTRWETRDDMHDAFLQLAHCMTLARKHPAF